One window of the Nicotiana tabacum cultivar K326 chromosome 4, ASM71507v2, whole genome shotgun sequence genome contains the following:
- the LOC107826471 gene encoding AAA-ATPase At2g46620-like, whose protein sequence is MFLSVIAIIASCFLLKLILKTSLVQIMKKWWQLFEDGCYVYQFYRVPQFNHNMQENQLYKKVCTYLNSLPCAEDSDFTNLFSGDKSNEINLVLDSNQIVVDNFLGARVCWINKQDENTGLKSLVMKIRKNDKRRILQPYLQHIHSVFDEIEQRKKEVTLFVNVDNEPQRNGRWRSVPFTHPATFETIVMDTDLKNKVKSDLDNFLKSKQYYNRLGKIWKRSYLLYGPSGTGKSTFIAGVANMLNYDVYDVDLSRVTDDSDLKLLLLQTTNKSLIVIEDLDSYLGNKSTAVSLSGILNFMDGIFSCCGEERIMIFTVNNKDQIDPTVLRPGRIDVHIHFPLCDFNAFKSLANSHLGLKDHKLFPQVEEIFQTGAVLSPAEIGEIMISNRSSPTRALKSVISALHINTESRAATRHARRLSESGSVRTVEETGDSGIFCKDSVREFKKLYGLLRIRSSRKDSSFEFDTSDKDNSRHDN, encoded by the coding sequence ATGTTTCTGAGTGTGATTGCAATTATTGCTTCATGTTTTCTTCTGAAGCTTATATTGAAAACTTCACTAGTGCAAATTATGAAGAAATGGTGGCAATTGTTCGAGGACGGTTGTTATGTGTACCAGTTCTACAGAGTCCCGCAATTCAACCACAACATGCAGGAAAATCAATTGTATAAAAAAGTTTGCACTTATCTGAATTCTCTGCCGTGTGCTGAAGATTCTGATTTCACCAACCTTTTCTCCGGCGACAAGTCCAATGAAATCAACCTCGTTTTGGATTCTAACCAAATCGTCGTTGACAATTTCCTCGGCGCCAGAGTTTGTTGGATCAACAAACAGGACGAAAACACCGGCCTCAAATCGCTTGTTATGAAAATCAGGAAAAACGACAAGCGTCGAATTCTACAACCCTACCTTCAACATATACACTCTGTGTTCGATGAAATTGAGCAGAGGAAAAAGGAGGTGACATTATTCGTGAACGTAGATAACGAACCTCAGAGAAATGGACGGTGGAGATCAGTGCCGTTTACACATCCAGCAACTTTTGAAACTATCGTGATGGACACGGATCTCAAAAACAAGGTCAAATCCGATTTGGATAATTTCCTAAAGTCGAAACAGTACTATAATCGTCTCGGCAAAATTTGGAAACGGAGTTATCTCCTCTACGGACCTTCCGGCACCGGAAAATCAACATTCATCGCCGGAGTAGCGAATATGCTGAATTACGACGTGTACGACGTCGATTTATCCAGAGTAACAGACGATTCGGATCTGAAGCTGCTTCTGTTACAGACAACGAACAAGTCGTTGATTGTTATCGAAGATCTCGATAGTTATTTAGGGAACAAATCAACGGCTGTGAGCTTATCTGGGATTCTTAACTTTATGGACGGAATATTCTCGTGTTGTGGGGAAGAGCGAATTATGATCTTTACCGTGAATAATAAAGATCAAATTGATCCAACGGTTCTAAGGCCAGGAAGAATTGATGttcacatacacttccctttatGTGATTTTAATGCGTTCAAAAGCCTAGCGAATAGTCATTTGGGTTTAAAAGATCACAAGCTGTTCCCACAAGTAGAGGAGATTTTTCAAACCGGGGCGGTTTTGAGCCCGGCTGAGATCGGCGAGATTATGATTTCGAACCGGAGTTCCCCGACCCGGGCGTTGAAATCGGTCATTTCTGCTTTGCATATCAACACGGAGTCGAGGGCAGCGACTCGGCATGCACGGCGGTTGAGTGAGAGCGGGTCGGTTCGAACCGTGGAAGAAACGGGTGACTCGGGAATTTTTTGCAAGGACAGCGTGAGAGAGTTCAAGAAACTATATGGACTTTTACGGATAAGGAGCAGTAGAAAAGATTCATCTTTTGAGTTTGATACATCAGACAAGGATAATTCACGTCATGACAATTAA